The Flavobacterium sp. 1 genome contains the following window.
GCGAAAGTATTTTATCGAGCATTACATTTGACGTTTTACTGGCCCCGTTATATCCTCTAAAATTGAGGAACCATCTGGATTTGTTGAACCGCTCGCTAAACTTTCATTGGTTTTGTTTACTTCGGAAGTAAAGGTGTCAGTAATTCCTGTGAATGTATTTGAAGTATCGCCCAAAATACTGCTTTTGGCTTTGTTGATTTCAGAGTTAATACCGCCTGTCAGCTCATTCAGCGTCTTTTGATCAAAACCATTGGCTTCGGCTCCTTTTTGAATTTCGCTTTTGATATCATTGGTTGCATTTTTAAGCTGTGCCATTGCTTTGCCCATTGTCCGTGCCATTTCGGGCACTTTATCGGAACCAAAAAGCATCAATACAATAAACAAAATAAAAACTAATTCGCCTCCTCCTATTCCAAACATATTTTTTGAATTTAAAAAGCAAAGATATTAAAATTTAAAACTTTGTCTTTTAAAATTGTCTTAAAAAGCTAAAAAGACACTAAGTTTTTAAGATACTAAGTAACTAAGTTCCAAAGTCCTTGATTTAGAGTTAAAAATATTAGCCAATTCTCATCTGACACTCTTAAAAGAAAAAAATGCCAAGTTTCTAAAATCCTAAGCTTTCTTTATTCGCTCAAAAAATCTTAAAAACTCAGCATCTTAAAAACTTAGTGCCTTTTAACCTAATCAAACTTTGATTTTGCTTCCACTTTCGGCCATGAATTATTGGTCACATCAATATCTGCAGTTTCTAATTTTGGATCGATCTGAATTTGTTTTATTGCTTTTGAAACAGCATATACTTTCTTTGTTGTTTCATTATTTTGTCTCCAAATCTGTGCCGGATATTTGTAATTATCAACCGTTCCGTCTTCATAAGTAATTTGAACTATAATAGGCATTGGCATTCCTCCTGGCTTATTGAATTCTACTTCGTAAAAGAATTTAGGATTCTTCAAATTTACTTTCTCTTCAGGAGCAACATTCTGGTCTACATAATCAGAAAGCAGTTTTACTTCTTCCAGTTCCATTGGTTTCTTTGAAGAAGAATTCAATTCTGAATTATCCCCGTCAACTAAATAAATAAATGGTCCTTTTTCAAAACCAAAACGTCCTTTTCTTACTTTAGTTTCTTTTAAAGCCACAGTTGGAGTTTCAGTAACAAAGTATTGCTTTACACTGTTAATTCCAATATCAACAAAATCTGTTGAATAAAACCAGCCTCTAAAAAACCAATCTAAATCAACCGCTGATGCATCTTCCATTGTTCTAAAAAAGTCTTCCGGAGTTGGATGTTTGAATTTCCATCTGTTTGCATACATTTTGAATGCATAATCAAACAGCTCACGCCCTATAATAGTTTCTCTTAAAATATTAAGTCCTGTCGCAGGTTTTCCATAAGCATTATTACCAAACTGAATAATACTTTCAGAATTCGACATAATAGGCTCTAAAAACTTTTGATCTCCGCTCATATAAGGGACAATATTTTTAGCCGGACCACGTCGAGAAGGATAATTAGTTCCTAACTCCTGTTCTGCCATATACTCCATAAATGAATTCAAACCTTCGTCCATCCAAGTCCACTGACGTTCATCTGAATTAACAATCATTGGAAAAAAGTTATGCCCAACTTCATGAATAATAACCCCCATCATTCCATTCTTAGTTTGTTCACTAGTCACTCCATTTTCGTCTGGACGTCCATAATTCCAACAAATCATAGGATATTCCATTCCTTGATCTTCTGCAGAAACTGATACTGCTTTTGGATAAGGGTAGTCAAAAGTATGAGATGAATAACTTTTTAAAGTATGTGCAACCGTTTTTGTGGATGTTTCACCCCAAAGCGGATTAGCTTCTTTTGGATAAACTGATTC
Protein-coding sequences here:
- a CDS encoding twin-arginine translocase TatA/TatE family subunit — protein: MFGIGGGELVFILFIVLMLFGSDKVPEMARTMGKAMAQLKNATNDIKSEIQKGAEANGFDQKTLNELTGGINSEINKAKSSILGDTSNTFTGITDTFTSEVNKTNESLASGSTNPDGSSILEDITGPVKRQM
- a CDS encoding M1 family metallopeptidase, encoding MRKFSILFILPTILLAQEKAVTPAVKQAGKYDTNKFSQMYDLLATPNMFRTASGAPGPAYYQQQADYKIDIELDDKNTRLSGSETITYYNNSPDNLEYLWVQLDQNQGAKNSQTPLVKNDKIESVLTLAKFTDEYLKQDLERGFNIEYVKDAKGNPMSYTINQTMMRINLVTPMKPGEKLTFSTKWWYNINNYQKETSNGRSGYEFFEKDGNRLYVIAQFYPRMAVYNDVEGWQNMQFWGGGEFALPFGNFDVNITVPADHVIDATGELMNRSEVFTAEQLKRYELAQKSFDKPVVIVTQAEAEAAEKGFSDKKKTWKFSAKNVRDFGIATSRKFIYDAMAVQMGSRVVMAESVYPKEANPLWGETSTKTVAHTLKSYSSHTFDYPYPKAVSVSAEDQGMEYPMICWNYGRPDENGVTSEQTKNGMMGVIIHEVGHNFFPMIVNSDERQWTWMDEGLNSFMEYMAEQELGTNYPSRRGPAKNIVPYMSGDQKFLEPIMSNSESIIQFGNNAYGKPATGLNILRETIIGRELFDYAFKMYANRWKFKHPTPEDFFRTMEDASAVDLDWFFRGWFYSTDFVDIGINSVKQYFVTETPTVALKETKVRKGRFGFEKGPFIYLVDGDNSELNSSSKKPMELEEVKLLSDYVDQNVAPEEKVNLKNPKFFYEVEFNKPGGMPMPIIVQITYEDGTVDNYKYPAQIWRQNNETTKKVYAVSKAIKQIQIDPKLETADIDVTNNSWPKVEAKSKFD